The proteins below are encoded in one region of Leptotrichia sp. oral taxon 218:
- the deoC gene encoding deoxyribose-phosphate aldolase — translation MKISKFIDHTILKASATREDIKKLCDEAREYGFYSVCVNGANVEYAFSQVKDSDVKVAAVVGFPLGAMATDVKVFEAKKAIEDGASEIDMVINVGALKDKDYELVENEIRRIKEAIGKNILKVIIETCYLTDEEKVKACELAVNANADFVKTSTGFGTGGATFEDVELMKKTVGDKAKVKASGGVRDFETAKKYIELGAERLGTSSGIAIVTGAENKSSGY, via the coding sequence ATGAAAATAAGCAAATTTATCGATCACACAATTTTGAAGGCGAGTGCTACAAGAGAAGATATAAAAAAATTGTGCGATGAAGCGAGGGAATATGGATTTTATTCAGTTTGTGTAAATGGGGCAAATGTTGAGTATGCTTTTAGTCAAGTTAAGGATAGTGATGTAAAGGTTGCAGCAGTAGTTGGGTTTCCTTTGGGGGCTATGGCGACTGATGTAAAGGTATTCGAGGCGAAAAAGGCGATTGAAGATGGTGCTTCAGAAATTGATATGGTTATTAATGTTGGAGCATTGAAAGATAAGGATTATGAATTGGTGGAAAACGAAATTAGAAGAATTAAGGAAGCGATTGGGAAAAATATCTTGAAAGTGATTATTGAAACTTGCTATTTGACTGATGAGGAAAAAGTGAAGGCGTGTGAATTGGCTGTTAATGCGAATGCTGATTTTGTGAAAACTTCGACAGGTTTTGGAACTGGAGGGGCTACATTTGAAGATGTGGAACTTATGAAAAAAACAGTTGGAGATAAGGCTAAAGTTAAGGCAAGTGGTGGAGTGAGAGACTTTGAGACTGCGAAAAAATATATTGAATTGGGTGCTGAAAGATTGGGAACAAGTTCTGGAATTGCGATTGTAACTGGGGCTGAAAACAAAAGTTCTGGATATTAA
- a CDS encoding Txe/YoeB family addiction module toxin: MVEEYKIYILKKANKDKEKIKQFPALKNNVDKLINLIKKNPFQTPPSYEILTKDLKGYYSRRINKQHRLVYEVIEKEKRINIISMWTHYEF, translated from the coding sequence ATGGTAGAAGAATATAAGATTTATATTTTAAAGAAAGCTAATAAAGACAAGGAGAAAATAAAACAATTTCCAGCATTAAAAAATAATGTAGATAAATTGATAAATCTTATAAAGAAAAATCCTTTTCAAACGCCACCATCTTACGAGATTTTAACTAAAGATTTGAAGGGATATTATTCAAGGAGAATTAATAAACAGCATAGACTTGTTTATGAAGTTATTGAGAAAGAAAAAAGGATAAATATTATTAGTATGTGGACACATTATGAATTTTAA
- a CDS encoding type II toxin-antitoxin system Phd/YefM family antitoxin, translating into MTNTNATNLRKNLFSYLELAIDYNDVINVNTKKGNAIIISEAEYNGLLETLYLLSDPNMKEKIETAKNATDEDYEVFEW; encoded by the coding sequence GTGACAAATACAAATGCAACTAATTTGAGAAAAAATTTATTTTCTTATTTAGAATTAGCGATTGACTATAATGATGTTATTAATGTGAATACAAAAAAAGGAAATGCAATTATTATTAGTGAAGCTGAATATAACGGTTTATTAGAAACTTTATACTTATTATCGGATCCAAATATGAAAGAAAAGATTGAAACTGCAAAGAATGCTACTGATGAAGATTATGAGGTTTTTGAATGGTAG
- the lpxD gene encoding UDP-3-O-(3-hydroxymyristoyl)glucosamine N-acyltransferase has translation MYGIKEIASLINGEIVGNSEISFTRLAPFFAASEKELTFAADEKMLKNIDKCNAGALIVPKIPNLPKDKTFIVVDENPREIMPILLNHFKPKVKPFEKPIEDSAVIDETANVSKINTYIGHNVKIGKNVVIYPNVSIFEGTEIGDGTIVYPNVTIREFCKIGKRCIFQPGAVIGSDGFGYIKVKGNNVKIEQIGNVILEDEVEIGANTCVDRGAIGDTIIKKGTKIDNLVHIAHNDIIGSNCFIIAQVGISGSVEVGDNTTLAGQVGVAGHLKIGNNVVIAAKSGVTNNVPDGKQMSGFPLREHIDDLRIKMSMGRVPELVKKVKKLERKLENK, from the coding sequence ATGTATGGTATAAAAGAAATAGCAAGTTTAATAAATGGAGAAATTGTAGGAAATAGCGAAATAAGTTTTACAAGATTAGCGCCTTTTTTTGCTGCAAGTGAAAAAGAATTAACTTTTGCAGCTGATGAAAAAATGTTAAAAAATATTGACAAATGTAATGCTGGAGCTTTAATAGTTCCCAAAATTCCAAATTTGCCAAAAGATAAAACATTTATTGTAGTGGATGAAAATCCTAGAGAAATAATGCCGATTTTGTTAAATCATTTTAAACCAAAAGTAAAACCTTTTGAAAAGCCAATAGAAGATTCGGCAGTGATAGACGAGACAGCAAATGTTTCAAAAATTAATACATATATCGGTCACAATGTAAAAATAGGGAAAAATGTTGTTATTTATCCAAATGTTTCAATATTTGAAGGTACAGAAATTGGCGATGGAACAATTGTATATCCAAATGTTACAATAAGAGAATTTTGTAAAATTGGAAAAAGATGTATTTTTCAGCCAGGAGCGGTAATTGGTTCAGATGGATTTGGATATATAAAAGTAAAAGGGAACAATGTAAAAATAGAGCAAATTGGAAATGTAATTTTGGAAGATGAAGTAGAAATAGGAGCAAATACTTGTGTTGATAGAGGAGCAATTGGTGATACGATAATAAAAAAAGGAACTAAAATTGACAATTTAGTTCATATTGCTCACAATGACATAATAGGTTCAAACTGTTTTATAATAGCGCAAGTGGGAATTTCAGGAAGTGTGGAAGTCGGAGATAATACAACTCTTGCAGGTCAAGTTGGAGTAGCAGGACATTTAAAAATAGGAAACAATGTTGTAATTGCTGCAAAATCAGGTGTAACAAATAATGTACCTGATGGAAAGCAAATGTCAGGATTTCCATTAAGAGAGCATATAGATGATTTGCGAATAAAAATGTCTATGGGAAGAGTTCCTGAACTTGTGAAAAAAGTAAAAAAATTGGAAAGAAAATTGGAAAATAAATAA
- a CDS encoding CorA family divalent cation transporter — protein MIKRIDTKSGKTISYVYNLKDEDYRIVSERLEMDEEKIKNVIDEETFTPRISKSDWEIYKLYYPTVKKPVIDKEVTSYEINPIVICMREDRVVILDDDYFEDFYDFVEEYAELRDDILEENRFFLNMLHKISQSLYKYVRILIGEHDKIETVLREQQSNEKLISLSEVEQGFYVYNIAMRNLDYVVENLKEDEQFQQFEEYMTRILQEINFTLDLSSSYCEICKTTRETYSSYIGNNMNITMKVLAAATILITVPNMIFGFYGMNVKLPLQDKGFFALGIIFVIMVALMVVLWKYLKDKVL, from the coding sequence ATGATAAAAAGAATAGATACAAAAAGTGGGAAAACAATTTCGTATGTATATAATTTGAAAGATGAAGATTATAGAATTGTGTCTGAAAGATTGGAGATGGATGAAGAAAAGATAAAAAATGTAATTGATGAAGAAACTTTTACTCCGAGAATTTCAAAATCAGACTGGGAAATTTATAAATTATATTATCCGACTGTGAAGAAACCTGTGATAGATAAAGAGGTTACATCTTATGAGATTAATCCAATTGTAATTTGTATGAGGGAGGATAGGGTTGTCATTTTAGATGATGACTATTTTGAAGATTTTTATGATTTTGTTGAAGAATATGCTGAATTGAGAGATGACATTCTTGAGGAAAATCGTTTTTTTCTAAATATGCTTCATAAAATTTCTCAAAGTTTGTATAAATATGTACGAATTTTAATTGGAGAACACGACAAGATTGAAACGGTTTTGAGGGAGCAGCAAAGTAATGAGAAACTGATTTCACTTTCGGAAGTGGAGCAGGGTTTTTATGTTTACAATATTGCAATGAGAAACTTGGATTATGTTGTTGAGAATTTGAAAGAAGATGAGCAATTTCAGCAATTTGAGGAATACATGACGAGAATTTTACAAGAAATAAATTTTACACTTGATTTGTCGTCTTCGTATTGTGAAATTTGTAAAACAACACGGGAAACATACTCTTCATATATTGGAAATAATATGAATATTACAATGAAAGTTTTGGCAGCGGCGACAATACTAATCACAGTTCCAAATATGATTTTTGGATTTTATGGAATGAATGTGAAGTTGCCGCTTCAAGACAAAGGATTTTTTGCACTTGGAATAATTTTTGTGATAATGGTGGCTTTGATGGTTGTATTGTGGAAGTATTTGAAAGATAAGGTTTTGTAA
- a CDS encoding flotillin family protein, with protein sequence MRVIIFYGLIILIVLGLVLSLFAYVRVPNDKMAFISGFRKRMVSGRLAFYVRAFERVDYLDLAVFSVDVDTKQFVPTNDFINIKADAIVKLQVGTAQEIMLIASKNFLNKNHEYMSNAIKDVLEGNLREIIGQMNLKDMVQNRKVFNQKVEENVIDDLRKMGLELKSFNVQSFTDEKGVIDNLGIENTTKISKDASIAKANSEKEVAIAKAQAYKEAQDIEIKTQEEIAEKQNALKIKQADLKIESDTKQALADITYDIQKEKNRKEYEEVIGDANFTQQDQAIRANKAKLESEIKIDQQIKADAKLYNMTKDAEARLVEEQRQADAELYKRQRQAEGIKLQALAEAEAKKIQAEAEANAVKIKMLAEAEGIEARGNAEAGAKEKMLLAEARGKKEALLAEAEGLDKKAEAMKKYGEAAVAEMYFKALPEVAKNVAAPLNNIDKITMYGDGNTSKLISDITQSIGKINDGISDGAGIDIKSLLAGFLGGKVLDSIKKDDVVRKGKEGEEENNKG encoded by the coding sequence ATGAGAGTGATTATATTTTATGGACTTATTATTCTAATTGTTCTTGGACTTGTTTTATCATTGTTTGCTTATGTGAGAGTGCCGAATGATAAAATGGCGTTTATTTCAGGATTTAGAAAAAGAATGGTTAGCGGAAGACTTGCATTTTATGTGAGAGCTTTTGAGAGAGTCGATTATCTTGATTTGGCAGTATTTTCTGTCGATGTGGATACAAAGCAGTTTGTGCCTACCAATGATTTTATTAATATAAAAGCTGATGCAATTGTAAAATTGCAGGTGGGAACGGCACAGGAGATAATGCTTATTGCAAGTAAAAATTTTTTGAATAAAAATCATGAGTATATGAGTAATGCGATAAAAGATGTTCTGGAAGGTAATTTAAGAGAAATTATCGGACAGATGAATTTAAAGGATATGGTTCAAAATCGAAAAGTTTTTAATCAGAAAGTTGAAGAAAATGTAATTGACGATTTGAGAAAGATGGGACTTGAGCTAAAATCGTTTAATGTACAGTCGTTTACTGATGAAAAGGGAGTTATTGATAACTTAGGAATTGAAAATACAACTAAAATTTCAAAAGATGCAAGTATTGCAAAAGCCAATTCAGAAAAGGAAGTTGCGATTGCGAAAGCACAGGCTTATAAAGAAGCACAGGATATTGAAATAAAAACTCAGGAAGAAATTGCGGAAAAGCAAAATGCACTGAAAATTAAACAAGCGGATTTGAAAATAGAAAGTGATACAAAACAAGCTCTTGCAGATATAACTTACGATATTCAAAAAGAAAAAAACCGTAAAGAGTATGAAGAAGTTATAGGAGATGCAAATTTCACTCAGCAAGATCAAGCAATTCGTGCAAATAAAGCAAAACTTGAAAGTGAAATTAAAATTGATCAGCAAATAAAAGCCGATGCAAAATTGTACAATATGACAAAAGACGCTGAAGCAAGATTAGTTGAAGAACAAAGACAAGCAGATGCTGAACTTTATAAACGGCAAAGACAAGCTGAAGGAATAAAATTACAGGCTTTGGCAGAGGCAGAGGCAAAGAAAATTCAGGCGGAAGCAGAAGCAAATGCAGTAAAAATTAAAATGTTAGCAGAGGCTGAAGGAATAGAAGCTAGAGGTAACGCTGAAGCTGGTGCAAAAGAAAAAATGTTGCTTGCAGAAGCTAGAGGTAAAAAAGAAGCATTATTAGCAGAAGCAGAAGGACTTGATAAAAAAGCGGAAGCAATGAAAAAATATGGAGAAGCAGCAGTTGCAGAAATGTACTTTAAAGCACTTCCTGAAGTTGCAAAAAATGTGGCAGCGCCATTAAACAATATTGATAAAATAACAATGTACGGAGACGGAAATACAAGCAAATTGATTTCTGACATCACTCAAAGTATCGGAAAAATCAATGATGGAATTTCTGATGGAGCAGGCATTGATATAAAATCGCTGCTTGCAGGATTTTTGGGCGGAAAAGTGCTGGATAGTATTAAAAAAGATGATGTCGTTAGAAAAGGAAAAGAAGGTGAAGAAGAGAACAATAAGGGATAA
- a CDS encoding RnfABCDGE type electron transport complex subunit D, giving the protein MDEKSLMEEILGIRSKKNRGETFLFEDESEKRSKSDKNIENEEEEKEKEKDNLKKENNKKEKTKKNKKKSHKFFKLNKNNEEKEISKKEKQIKKEKEAEELLEKAKKMLKIASDIKSKKRFFSPFIYASDTVEKIMTDVILALLPSILVSIFLCGIKSFLLILISVISTVLTEKIITAVFFKKEKDSIKDLSAVVTGIIFSLMLPAFVPYYFAIFGGACAVIFGKMLYGGLGKNLYNPAVVGKFFVLIFFEKVFLKFKLSNTNFQILNLKIFRNILDSPFTKFLDSLILSQSNSIGTFSGLALILGGIYLAIKKRISLFTPLSFFLLMSILSFFVPEISKIPIGEILLVGIFMATDMPTTPVFSIGKIYFGIMMALVTSIFLSQKIENEVLFYAIIILNSFTPLINRVLRPVAFGRNVKIEIIKQFLQLIVLTFLIIVATIILINLCNFRLFKYLIYIYGIIMVIFAFIFLKND; this is encoded by the coding sequence ATGGATGAAAAATCGCTGATGGAAGAAATTTTAGGAATACGATCTAAAAAAAATAGGGGAGAGACATTTTTGTTTGAAGACGAAAGTGAAAAAAGATCCAAGTCTGATAAAAATATAGAAAATGAAGAAGAAGAAAAAGAAAAAGAAAAAGACAATTTAAAAAAAGAGAATAATAAAAAAGAAAAAACTAAAAAAAATAAAAAAAAATCACATAAATTTTTTAAATTAAATAAAAACAATGAAGAAAAAGAGATTTCAAAAAAAGAAAAACAAATAAAAAAAGAAAAAGAAGCGGAAGAATTATTGGAAAAAGCAAAAAAAATGCTAAAAATTGCTTCTGATATAAAATCTAAAAAAAGATTTTTTTCTCCATTTATTTACGCTAGTGATACTGTGGAAAAAATAATGACAGATGTTATTTTGGCATTACTTCCATCTATTTTAGTTTCAATTTTTTTATGCGGAATAAAATCGTTTTTATTAATCTTGATTTCAGTTATCTCAACAGTTTTGACAGAAAAAATTATCACAGCAGTTTTTTTTAAAAAAGAAAAAGATTCAATAAAAGATTTGTCGGCGGTGGTCACAGGAATAATATTTTCTTTGATGCTTCCAGCTTTTGTGCCATATTATTTTGCAATTTTTGGCGGAGCGTGTGCTGTTATTTTTGGAAAAATGTTATACGGCGGACTTGGAAAAAACTTGTATAACCCTGCAGTTGTTGGGAAATTTTTTGTATTAATATTTTTTGAAAAAGTATTTTTGAAATTTAAACTTTCGAATACAAATTTTCAAATTTTAAATTTAAAAATATTCAGAAATATTTTAGATTCGCCGTTTACAAAATTTTTAGATAGTTTAATTTTAAGTCAGTCAAACTCAATCGGAACTTTTTCAGGACTGGCATTAATTTTAGGTGGAATTTATTTGGCAATAAAAAAAAGAATATCGTTATTTACTCCTTTGAGCTTTTTTTTATTGATGTCAATTTTGTCATTTTTTGTCCCTGAAATTTCTAAAATTCCAATAGGAGAAATATTATTAGTTGGAATTTTTATGGCAACAGATATGCCAACAACTCCAGTTTTTTCAATTGGAAAGATTTATTTTGGAATAATGATGGCACTTGTGACTTCAATATTTTTGTCACAAAAAATTGAAAACGAAGTATTATTTTATGCAATAATAATTTTAAACAGTTTCACTCCACTTATAAATAGAGTTTTAAGACCTGTCGCTTTTGGAAGAAATGTGAAAATTGAAATTATAAAACAGTTTTTGCAATTAATTGTGTTGACATTTTTAATTATAGTTGCAACTATTATTTTGATAAATTTATGTAATTTTAGATTATTCAAATATTTAATTTATATTTACGGCATAATTATGGTTATCTTTGCATTTATTTTTTTGAAAAATGATTAA
- a CDS encoding ATP-binding protein: MLKRDEYIKQIVPFIDKDVIKVLTGIRRSGKSVMLKLLMEELKNRGINENQFIYINFENLKYRNLKNYERLYDFILNKVDDKYKSYYIFLDEIQEVEEWERCVNSLRVDEDFNFDIYITGSNAKLLSGELSTYLAGRYIEFVVYPFSFKEFFEIMKEKNKEIDLKEAFQDYIKFGGMPFLHNLDYNFEASMQYLQDLYASIILKDITQRNNIRDTDLLERIINYVVMNIGNTFSATSISKFFKSENRKVATETILNYIKACEEAFLVYRVARNDLLGKKILNVNEKYYIADHGIREAIMENNQKDINQVLENIVYFEMLRRGYNVKIGKVDNLEVDFVCKKNDETIYIQVSYLLASEDTKEREFSVLENIKDNYPKYVLSMDEFDMSRNGIKHVNLIEFLVK, from the coding sequence ATGTTAAAAAGAGATGAGTATATAAAACAAATAGTACCTTTTATTGATAAAGATGTGATAAAGGTTTTGACAGGAATAAGAAGAAGCGGAAAATCGGTTATGTTGAAGCTTTTAATGGAGGAATTAAAGAATAGAGGAATAAATGAAAATCAGTTTATTTATATTAATTTTGAAAATTTGAAATATAGAAATCTAAAAAATTATGAGAGATTGTATGATTTTATTTTAAATAAGGTTGATGATAAATATAAGAGCTACTATATTTTTTTAGATGAGATTCAAGAAGTGGAAGAATGGGAAAGATGTGTGAACTCTTTGAGGGTGGATGAAGACTTTAATTTTGATATTTATATCACAGGTTCAAACGCCAAGCTGCTTTCAGGGGAACTTTCGACATATCTGGCTGGGAGATATATTGAATTTGTTGTGTATCCGTTTTCATTTAAAGAATTTTTTGAAATTATGAAAGAGAAAAATAAAGAAATAGATTTAAAAGAAGCATTTCAAGACTATATAAAATTTGGAGGAATGCCGTTTCTTCATAATTTGGATTATAATTTTGAAGCAAGTATGCAATATTTACAGGATTTGTATGCTTCCATTATATTAAAGGATATTACCCAGAGAAATAATATTAGAGATACAGATTTGCTTGAAAGAATAATAAATTATGTTGTTATGAATATTGGAAATACATTTTCAGCAACATCAATTTCTAAATTTTTTAAAAGCGAGAATAGAAAAGTTGCAACAGAGACAATACTAAACTATATAAAAGCATGTGAAGAGGCATTTTTAGTTTACCGAGTTGCTAGAAATGATTTATTAGGAAAGAAGATATTGAATGTGAATGAAAAATATTACATAGCTGATCATGGAATAAGGGAAGCAATAATGGAAAATAATCAAAAAGATATAAATCAAGTACTGGAAAATATTGTGTACTTTGAAATGTTAAGAAGAGGATATAATGTAAAAATTGGAAAGGTAGATAATCTTGAAGTAGATTTTGTCTGTAAAAAAAATGATGAAACAATATATATTCAGGTGAGTTATCTACTGGCATCAGAAGATACAAAAGAAAGAGAATTTTCAGTTTTAGAAAATATTAAAGACAATTATCCAAAATATGTGCTGTCGATGGATGAATTTGATATGTCAAGAAATGGGATAAAGCATGTAAATTTGATAGAATTTTTAGTAAAATAA
- the rsxC gene encoding electron transport complex subunit RsxC produces the protein MEFKEKNFLKKDKTKDNQIEDMKIVTKNMSLKKISESEIFFVPLLQHKGERAFEIVRVGQEVRKYEKIAQGYGNISANIHSPVSGKVIRIMKNFLPDGSKVRTIIIKNNFKEEQVKLVKRDVRELRMTTSEEILKIIEEAGIVGLGGAGFPVAAKYNIKLEKIDTFIINGMESEPYLTADYLLMKNYAKEICRGIKVAEKVLRPRHMVIAISEKNKELVSIFERMAREVNIDLQIKILSADYPQGSEILLIDKITGKKIQKGELTIEKGVIVSNVGTIKAIYDAFFEGKPLIERIVTVSGEEVQNAGNYKIRIGTPLVHIIESLNITKTDKIIFGGPMMGNKVKEPSTPIIKGTSGVIFLNEEKIESKNCISCGRCVEVCPMNLIPFEFSEYYEKGRYVKMLNANIFNCIECGACEYVCPARVPLIESIKNGKEILIELINLEVES, from the coding sequence ATGGAGTTTAAAGAAAAAAATTTTTTAAAAAAAGATAAAACAAAAGATAATCAAATTGAAGATATGAAAATTGTTACTAAAAATATGAGCTTAAAAAAAATTTCAGAAAGTGAGATATTTTTTGTTCCGCTTTTGCAACATAAGGGGGAGAGAGCTTTTGAGATTGTGAGAGTTGGTCAAGAAGTTAGAAAATATGAGAAAATAGCGCAAGGTTATGGAAATATTTCGGCAAATATCCATTCGCCTGTTTCAGGAAAAGTTATTAGAATTATGAAAAATTTTTTGCCTGATGGAAGTAAAGTTAGAACAATAATTATTAAAAATAATTTTAAGGAAGAACAGGTGAAACTTGTAAAAAGAGATGTAAGAGAACTTCGGATGACAACAAGTGAAGAAATTTTGAAAATTATTGAAGAAGCTGGGATTGTGGGTCTTGGTGGAGCAGGATTTCCAGTGGCGGCTAAATATAATATAAAACTTGAAAAAATTGATACATTTATTATTAATGGAATGGAAAGTGAACCTTATTTGACGGCGGACTATTTGCTTATGAAAAATTATGCAAAAGAAATTTGCCGTGGAATTAAAGTGGCTGAGAAAGTTTTAAGACCAAGACATATGGTTATTGCAATTTCAGAAAAAAATAAGGAATTAGTCAGCATTTTTGAGAGAATGGCAAGAGAAGTGAACATAGATTTGCAAATTAAAATTTTGTCAGCTGATTATCCGCAAGGAAGTGAAATTTTATTAATTGATAAAATTACTGGTAAAAAAATTCAAAAAGGGGAATTAACCATTGAAAAAGGAGTTATTGTGAGTAATGTTGGAACGATTAAAGCAATTTATGACGCTTTTTTTGAAGGAAAACCGCTAATTGAGAGAATTGTCACAGTTTCGGGAGAAGAAGTTCAAAATGCTGGAAACTATAAAATTAGAATAGGAACGCCACTTGTTCATATAATTGAGTCTTTAAACATCACAAAAACGGATAAAATTATTTTTGGCGGACCAATGATGGGAAATAAAGTGAAAGAACCTAGTACGCCAATTATTAAAGGGACTTCTGGAGTAATATTTTTAAATGAAGAAAAAATTGAGTCAAAAAATTGTATTTCATGTGGAAGATGTGTTGAAGTTTGTCCGATGAATTTAATTCCGTTTGAGTTTTCGGAATATTATGAAAAAGGAAGATATGTAAAGATGCTAAACGCAAATATTTTTAATTGTATTGAGTGTGGTGCTTGTGAATATGTCTGTCCAGCTAGAGTACCTTTGATTGAGAGCATTAAAAATGGGAAAGAAATTTTGATTGAACTTATTAATTTGGAGGTGGAAAGTTAA